Genomic window (bacterium):
TCGTCTTCTCGTTCCCGGTCAACTGGCTCGTGGACCGCGCGCAGCCGGTGCGCGGGATGGGGCGGTTCAAGCTGATCTCCCTTTCGCCGGAAGTGCAGCTCTACCTCTCGCCGGTCAACTTCCATCCCTCGTGCCACCCGGTGGCCTTCTCCTGGCCGCCGAACTGGGCCGAGAAGCTCTCCGACGACGTCGGGCTGTTCAAGACGATCGGCTGGACGATCGACACCTGGTCGTACCCCTCGGGGGTCGGCGGGATCGACCTCTTCGCCGAGGACATGTGGTTCACCGTCGCCGGCGCCGACAAGATCATGGAGCGGTCGCTGACCGAGCCGGGCGCCGACGTCGTCGTGCAGATCTACGACTTCACCGACCGCGCCGGGCACATGCTCTGGCACGAGCTCGACGACGGGCATCCGCTCTTCAAGCCGGAACTGGCGGCGAAGTACCGCAAGCTGATGGAGGACGTCTACCGCAGGATGGACGAGGTGATCGGCCGCGCCCGCGCGCTCGCCGGCCCCGACGCCCTGTTCCTCGTCGTCTCCGACCACGGCTTCTCGTCGTTCCGCCGCCAGATCAACATCAACACCTGGCTGGCCAAGAACGGCCTGCTCGTGCTCAAGAGCGGCATGCGGACGCGCGACCTCGAGCAGCTGTTCGACAAGGACGTCACCGGCGTCAACGTCTTCTCCGGGATCGACTGGTCGGCGACGCGCGCCTGGGCGATGGGGCTCGGCGCGATCTACGTCAACCTCGTCGGGCGCGAGCCGAACGGCGTGGTGATGCCGGGCGCCGACTACGAGAGCGTCGTGCGGAAGATCAAGGAGGGGCTGGAGAACGAGGTGGACGACGTCACCGGCGAGAAGCCGATCGAGCGCGTCTACCGCCGCGACGAGATCTACCACGGCTACGACCCGAACAAGATCCCCGACCTGCGCGCCGCCAACAAGCTCAACTACCGCGTCTCGTGGCAGGACACGCTGGGCGGCCTCTCCAAGCGGGTCTTCGAGGACAACGACCGCGTCTGGTCCGGCGACCACTGCTCGCTCGACCCGAAGTTCGTCCGCGGCATCCTGCTCGTGAACCGCAAGCTGACCGTGCCCGATCCGACGATCACCGACATGGCGCCGTCGCTCCTCTCCGAGCTGGGCCTGCCGGCGCCGAAGGATCTCGACGGGAGGGTGGTCTGGTCGCCGCGCGCGCGCTGATCGGCGCCGCGCTCGCGGCGCTTTGCTGCCTCGTCCCCGCCGCGGCCCGCGCCGGCGAGGCGGCGGGGGAACGGCTGTCCCGCCTCCAGGCGGAGATCGACGCGCTCAGCGCCGAGCGGCGGCGGCTCGCCTCGGAGGAGCGCGGGATCCTCGGGCGGATGGAAGTCCTCGCCGCCGACGCGCGGCTGCTCGACGCCGAGATCGAGCGGCTGGAGGTCGAGCAGGGGGAGGCGCTGCGCTCGGCGGAGGAACTGCGCCGCCGCAGCGC
Coding sequences:
- a CDS encoding alkaline phosphatase family protein, with product MLQFLRAARRCAAASLVLLAALPALAAQSGRPKVVVIGFDGADPNLVEKYRALGLMPNLDKIAREGTFTPLTPTNPPQTPVSWSTFATGINPGRTEIFDFLQRANGAYQPDFALATRLKKPFLAGEKNGLLAGLLGGLLAGGAALGLGRTLRQRWLVASLAGAAVGVLFGAGVGYAAARLLPAETMDAVNNRKGTPFWTVAARNGLKVRVTQVPVTFPAEKLPDGSRMISGLGVPDMRGRVGTPTYFTSDPNFNAGDNQFSLELARLPARRGAIETTVIGPYNYVFHQYVIERAQEKWKKAGLSAAERADKERELDRKLEEQGAPRRFDLPLRLSISDSELAWEISGQKGKLRVGEWSDWVVFSFPVNWLVDRAQPVRGMGRFKLISLSPEVQLYLSPVNFHPSCHPVAFSWPPNWAEKLSDDVGLFKTIGWTIDTWSYPSGVGGIDLFAEDMWFTVAGADKIMERSLTEPGADVVVQIYDFTDRAGHMLWHELDDGHPLFKPELAAKYRKLMEDVYRRMDEVIGRARALAGPDALFLVVSDHGFSSFRRQININTWLAKNGLLVLKSGMRTRDLEQLFDKDVTGVNVFSGIDWSATRAWAMGLGAIYVNLVGREPNGVVMPGADYESVVRKIKEGLENEVDDVTGEKPIERVYRRDEIYHGYDPNKIPDLRAANKLNYRVSWQDTLGGLSKRVFEDNDRVWSGDHCSLDPKFVRGILLVNRKLTVPDPTITDMAPSLLSELGLPAPKDLDGRVVWSPRAR